The Anopheles maculipalpis chromosome 3RL, idAnoMacuDA_375_x, whole genome shotgun sequence genomic sequence AGGTTAAGTATATTGGTTACCCAATCAAACGATGATTTCTGGTGCGATAAATCAGCCAAGTCTGCTCCAAATTTCCAATGGGGCCTCCCCTAACAAATGATGCCTTTCAGTAACCTTGCATCCCGCAAGGCTTTCATCATGATATCTGCTTACTTTCATCTATTTTTAACAAATACTATATCCTGCTCTATACATTTCCATCATCCTTTTCCCCATTGCATGGTTGCAAAGGAAGATGGCACGCAAGGAATGAAGGAAATTTTATGTAACTTTTACCCATCCAGGTTTTTTCGAAAAGAATCGACAGGGGTTCGTTTGAGCTTTCCTCTCACTACTCCTCGACAGTGTCGGTGAGTTTTGTGATGCACACAGGTTGGAGTAAGCCAATCTTTTTTTCCAagggaaatgaaataaagctaagcaatgggaaaaaagagagcaaagTGCTACATTAAACCGATCGATTTCGCTTAGACgtacaaacatacaaatacaCAAAGTGTTGCCGTCACGACCAAATTGAGGCTTCGGAGGCGGATATCAAATAGAATCattgcaacaacagcaaagatGCAGCAAAGAGGATTAAGATACGGAAAGGAATGTGAAGGCTGCTGTACACCAGCGACCTGAACAAAACAGCATGCTTAAAGCAAACAAGgaatggcaaaaaaaggatCTCCAATCGGGTTCTCAATGCGCGTTACGGTTAGCAGGTTTACAAAGGGATAGGAAATGGAAATCCatgcaaaacatacacatGTACACAAAGGCAACACACATTATGCTACTCTTGGCGTGTATTTTGTTGCCGCCCATGCAGAGGTGGCTGGTCGGAGGGTCAAAAATTAAATGTGATGTTAAGATGGGATTTAGCTCAATTGATGTCTATGGTCGTAAAGTTAAATAAGGTGAGATTAGGAGAGGATTGAAATGTTCCATATTCTATCTTTTGCGTTTTGTGTTATGCGATCCATTTTGTTAAACATTCGTACAATTTAATATAAAGCATTAGCATCGCGGGATATACAAATACAGATATTAAGGTGATGCATtgtgaagcagcaaaaacgttacaaaccacaacaacacgAGTGACACGGATACATCCGAAacgggggagaaaaaaaactacaaaaccaCTCACCTCCTGGTTAGGTCGTGTACAGAATTTAGTCATGATGGTTTTGATAGAAACATACAAACGAGTATGACGGTGAAGggataatttgattgattttgtagACGAAAAAGGTGATACGATATGCAGTGGGAATTGGATTTTGCAGTAATGGTGGTAATGGTAGTCCCCGCAACGAAAACGTTGCCCATGTGTGCGGTGATAAAAATGGCCGCATAGCATTTTTTCGTCCACGCGTGCATGATCGAACCGAATGATGTTTTGCATAGCAAAAGTAGTGCGATGTGTGATCGAAATTTTGGGCCATGAACGAACGACGGATGGACAGATTGAAAGAAAAGGTAAagagaaacagaaacagatGAGTTATGAACACTGGGTAGTACATTAGTACTGTAAGTAGTGACCGATGATGCTTCATCGACGAACACGACGACAACGGACCGAAACTTGATCCGACTCTTCGATACTTTAATGCTGAAATTCTGCAAAGCAATGGCAGACCGCTTACCTTGGTCATCAAATCTTTGGCACGGGATTCGAACAGATGCTCCAGCTTCTGTGTGTCGACTATCGCTTCCGGCAGCTCATCCCAGATGGTGCGTTGAATCACTGCCGGGATCATGTCGTCGCGCACTTCCTTCCAGAACAGTTTTACCTGCAGAAGATTCCTTTAATGTATTTCAAAATTGCACCGATAAGCGATCACTGCTACGTAcagtctttttatttttcttaatagTGGCCGAACCGTCCAAACTGTTCAGTTGGGGCATGCCATTTCCATTAAGCATATTGCCCGGCAGTGGCACTAGGTTGGTTGGCGGTGGACGCATCATGCTCGGTGGCGGTGGCATTCCGTTCATCAACATACCACCTGGTGGGGGCGGTGGCGGTACAGCACCACCAAAGCCACGCGGGGCCAGCAAATCTTTGTCGTCGTCCGACGTCAGATCCGTAAAGTCCAGATCACACAGGCTGAGCTTGCGCGTCATGTTCTTAACTATCTCTTCCCAGTGAAGCTCATTTTCCGATTTCTTCGGCTCACCGTTGGCCAACTTCTTGATATCATTGTCCACACTGGGCGATCGTGAGATGtccttgttgcttttgctcttTGCCAACCCTTCCTTGGCCTTGGAAATCAGTCCCGACATGTCACCGATACGATTCTGCGGTTTTTCCTCCTGCGGGCTCAGCGGCAAGCAGCTCAGCTTTTGGGTCAGATCCTTCACTGTGTGGTCCTTCTTCAGCTGTAGGATCAGTTTCTTATCTTCGTTGTCCGATTCTGCTAGAAGGTAAAGGAAAGGTGTTAGATTGAGGACGAATACTGTGTCGGTGAGTCAAACAAAACGATTAGTAAGGTTGGCATACAATGTTAGGGTTAAACTGCTCCAGTCTTAATAGAAGCTGGAATCTGATGGTGGTCAGCCTAGTTACAAAACCTTACCTTGAACCGGTGGGAGATCTTGACTCTTGGTTTCGGCATGGTTCCCGTTCACGATGCCATTCGTCCGTTCGTACCCAGCGTTTGTGGCGGGTCTTCGATGATAGGTCGAATCTGAGGAATCCTTACCGTTTGTTAGCTGCTTCCCATATGTACTCATCGAGAGAGTCATCTGTGTCTTAATGTTAGGACTCTTGTTCTCGTCATCTGGTTCCGTCAGTACGCTGGCACAACCCCGCGTACTTCTTACGCTATTGCCATTGAGATCTACCTTGCAACGATCGGTGGCTGTGCCGTTTGAACCACTGATGCCATGCTTGTTGAGCAACAGATTGCGACTGTTACGGTACTCCACACTGTCCAACGGAGATGTGCCATTGATCGTGCCGTTTCCATTAGTCTGAACGATACCGTTTGTGTGTTCGGAATGATTAGAGGGTTGTTGCTTGTGCAAAATCACAGACGAGGTTAGACCGCCATTCAGCCGTAACTGAAGTTTATCTTCTTCGTGGATGGTTGGTGGTGTTAGCAGCAAGGAGTTGGCAGGCGTTCCAACAGCAGAACCATTGGTGAGTCCACTGGATCGGCGGTAGAATCCTCCATTCCAGTGTGCCGCCGAGTATCCTAATTGATCGAATACATCGAGCAAGCCACAAacgaaacgcacacacatacacacgagaAGGTAAAGTAAGCATGCGCAAAGGAATACAATGACGTAAGTTAGTAACAATGAGCTCGATAAAGTATCACACAGAATGACGTATTAGCAGATTAAGCTTTCTCAAAATAAACGTTCCTACAGATGCGTACGTACCATTGTTGACATTATTGGCGTCTTCTGCCGTAGGAATACAGCCGTTCTGGAACTGTCCGAGCTCTTGCTGTTCACGTATTAAATTCTTCTGTCGCTCGGCACGTTCCCGGCGACGACGCAATCCCGGTGTGACGCCGGTAGTGTCACGAGATGGATCGTGATAACCGGTTCCCGGCAGATGATCACCGCTGTGCGCCGAGCTTGAACTGTCCTCGTCCTGTTGGCGCTGTTGTCCGGGCAGTTGCAGTCCACCGTATAGCTGTACCGGTGCAATTGGTGGGGGTaatggtggaggaggaggaggaggtggaggaCCACTGGGTGGCGCCGCATACATGGGATAGGCGGATAATGGCGGCGGAGGGGGTggcggtggaggaggaggagcaaCTGAAGGAGGTGGAGGTGGAGCAGTACCCGTGCTGTGTCGACGCGATTTTCGTCGATCAGTCGTATCGTTGCCGGTGGAACGATACCGAAGCGTTTTGCGGACAGTATTGTCCGGTATGCGTATACCATCACACTCACCGTCCTCGAAACGTAGGACGCTTTCGTAGAGTTGCAGCTGATCAAGTAGATCGAGATCCGTGCCCGGGCGGGACATGTACCGTTGGATGATGCCCTCCATGCCTTGCTGCTCGAGGAAGTCACTCTCGTCATAGAAGCTGTCCTGATCACTTAAACCAGACAGTGTTTTATTGATCAGAGACGTAGCGTAGATCAATAGTTCAGTGTCAGCATTCTCGTAGTCTTTTAGTAATCTGGAAATAACAAGATTGGTAATGCATTGTTAAACAAAACTGTTATTTTGTCGATTACTCAGATGTAATCGACATATACATCGTGCCTTGAAACTGCAGCTCAAAAACCGGAGGCTCCGAGCAACCTAAGAGCCCAGCCTTACAAAAAATCTCCCTACTTACCGCATGATGTTGTTCCATGGAACCACTGCCCGTGCCGTATCCATAAACCGGATGGCACTAACGAGCAGGTAGCAATTTCCTTCGCAGTACTCCAcaaaaaccagcagcagcttcagtGCCGTCTTCACCACCAATCGATAGCGGGAAGCGATCAACGAGTACAGCCACTGGATTGTCGGCGAATGCTTCATCACACCGTTCATGCCGTCCACGTACAGCATCACCTGTCCGAGAGCGCGCAGGATGTAGTTCTGGTAGTTCTGGTCCGCCTCGTTGCCTATCTGTACCAGACAGTTGAGACCACCGTGCGCCACGAACCCATGCACCAGATCTTTGTCCTCCTGGAAAATCTGTTTCAACGAAAACAGTACCCGTCGCAGTTCACGGCCTTCGGAGGAAAGTAGCTTTTCTGAAATTtgcaagaaaacacaaaagaattttattaaattgtgATGTGTTTGGTTAAGAGTATGGGAAGATAAATCGTTGGCTATCCAATCACAACAATAATCAATACATTCTACTGTGACGTACTGGCTAAAACGAACGCCAGCGAATCGGAATATCAGAATTGACCGATCAGTGCCGCTTTGAACGTAGGCCACTAAAGACATCAATCATCCGTAGCGGTGTCCATGGCGACAGCCGCCATTTCAAGCAGAACCGGCCCAAAACCGGGCCCACCATCAGTACCGGCAATATGAACGGCGGATGGCGCCAGCCACAAGATTAGGAAGAGAAAGGATTGCTCAGGGCAGTTGCAAAATTTGCCAAGCGcttgtagttttgtttgtcgtgCTGACGGGAAAAGTGCAACGGCAACATAGGCGTCCGCTTGAGTGTGCCTAGGTGACGATCAGTAGGAGGACGGTTACCTCAAAGACGATGACGGTGGTATCTTGCTTTTTCGTACAAAAAGGTGTCTGGCAGCGCGTTTCGAATGGTTTATCGTTTGTACAAACGGCAAAAACGGAAACATGGCACGGATGCTACATGCATtcggcagcagaagcagcagcagcagcagcaggaactCTGGCAAGCGCTAAACCGATGTGCTATGCCCGCAGGCCGTTCGTTGTTGAGGAAAGCATAAACACATTTATGCTCTTGATTGAAAGGGCATTTAGGATGGGCTGGCGGAGATGAGCTGGTAGAGGAAACGTCAAACCAGTTGATGTGTAGTCGCAGAATGTCTTCGCGCATTGTGTTCATGTCGTGTGGAGCACGTCGCCGTAGCTGGTGCTGAGAGATCGCGGCGGTTTTATTTTACGCAACATAAACAGCCTTCGTGAACGCATCACCGTGTACCAGAGCTTTGCGTACGCATCAATCGCATTGTGAttcattattaaattatacacGTTATTAGATAAGAGAAAATTGGACAGCCCGACGCTATCGGGGCACATACGCCTGCCGCTGGCAGGCGGCAGAATAGTGGTGGTTTCAACGACGTCACTGCATTATGCTGCGTGAGTGTGTTATGCGATAGGTGAGTTTTGTGTTCCGCGTAGTGAGAATTGTACCAGCGAGCGGGTGATTTATTTCCTGCACACAAACCGCGGGCAATGGCAGGTTAATAAAAGAAGGAAGCATTTAAAGCCATTCAGCCACAGTACTTTTCATCAAAGCGAAGTTAATAAGCTCATTAACTTGGTTAACGTCAACCGCCTGGCCTCAGGTCGTAACGTTCGCTGCCAGTTTCATCGATGCTTCTACTTCcaataaaaaacaatcgtAAACCTTTAAATGAGTCGTTCTAAATTGGGCTCCTATTTATAGGAACATTTGTGTTATGATGTTCTTTTAATTACCGAATCGTTCGGACCGTTTTCacgtctttgtgtgtgtgtgtgtttactgcTGAACTTATTTCGTTTCCCACACTGCTCCCTAGTAAGACGAGGAATGCTCTCCTGCAATAACTCATGCACCTCGAGTAAGCAGTAAGTGAGGATCGTTTGCGTCCGAAagcaaccgaaaccgaaagctCCAAACTCTGTTTCCTATCCTGCCATcagacaaaaccaaaccaggCCCGATTCGTTAGACCTTGATCGTGAACTTAACAACCGTACATCAATTTCATCGTTGGCTTCATCAAATCAGGCTACGAACCAATGCGTGCTGCTGCTATGCACGAATATATACCACCGGACTGTCAGTTTCGGTTTCGATCGCTACCCGATTCGAAGGTTGAGAGGGTCAGCACAGTAAATCACAACACACTCCACCGAATCCCGTAGCACTAATCGACAAAGACCCCATGGAAGAAAGCGGAAAACCATGTATCACCAATCACGACTGATGGTGTGCCTTGGTATTTGAAGGTAGCCCGTTGACGACGATGCCCACGGATGCGGTGCTACGTAGGAGTATGAGAAGAGAAGACATaaaccagcaaaacaaaaaatcatctgCACACTCCTGATGCAGATTAGACCTCGgcacagaaagagagagagagggaggaagGGAATTTAACTCCTGCCGTGATGGTGTGACAAGCAACCCTTTGCGTTGTTTCGGGATGTATGTTTTATGCGCGTacatggtgttgttgttggtggtctGGGTGGTAAGAGTGCTGAAGGTTATAAACTTTTATGGCATCTTCTACCGAAGTTTTGTAAGATGGTTTTGAGCGCCGCCGCCGCTGTTCCGTACGCCATTTTTCCCTTCCAAACAAAATGTGTTCGTTCAGACGCTTCCAtcgcttttgtgtgtttatggtTTTGTGGCGATCTGTGGTTTCAATATCATTCATTGAGCTTTTTAGAGAACGGTGGTGAAGGGTGACTTTTCTTCCCCGTTCcgcttttcatttcttttcacaTTTGGCAACGCTTCCTGTCGAAAGAACTGCTTCTTACATCTTTTTCGCAAGATTGGCTGTTACGATCACAATTCCACAGTAACCGATTCGCACATAAAACCCCACAGGGCAAAATGATAATGTCAAGTCTTACAAACTCCAACCGGTCGTCGTCATGTGACGAACATGTGCTACAAAGTCCTGTCGAAGCCTGATGGACATCCGGCACGGTATAACCATGgtgtgcatttcgtgtgtacTCTCGGACGGTCTGAGAGGTCATAAATGGAGGTTTATCGACTCGGTGTACACTCTTCTGTGAGTTGAAGCATTTGATAAGTTGATGGAGAATGCAAGTAAGTTACTGTCGGGACATCTACAGGACAGGTAGGATTGAATGCTTTAAGCTTTTCTCCCCACAATAAAACTCTGCTAACAGAGCAAAACAATGTCGAAGTACTACAACTTCACAAAACTGAGCTACTTTTTCGATTCATGCAGAACCTTGGACACAAAGaactgcccccccccccccccccccgccccttCTCACTGCATTTACTTTCCTTTCGGAGGATTCTTTTTCCCTGCACAAATCTTAGCACGTGTGGGGACtctcataaataaacaacggAATCACACAGCCGGTGACACACATTTCATCTTTTACTGTCTTAGAATCTGCCATTATTTGTCAGGCTTTATGCCATACTCGAAGGTTGTGAAATCACGCCTCACAGTGCATGAAACCTGTATGTgtgaacacacacatacagtgtgtcaacacatttttttttgttgtgtgtgcaaCTGACGCTTTACGTTGTTCCATACAGGCAGATTGGGTAAAGAAATCGTGACAACGCTCGGAAGGGAATGAATGAATTATCTGCAGAAATTACAACCTTGACCGTTATTCAGTTCGTCTTCCGCCTGTGGTCCGTTAATCACAATTCCTTAAGACGTGCTTTGTGAGTAGTACAGGTCTCTTCTTTATCATGTGATTACGTTAAGCTCTAGGTTTCGTCCATGGTACTGTAGTTTATTCATTTGAATTtaagtaatattttaataaatattcctCTTAAAGTAATCCTTGTCTACCTCCTACCGGTCTCTAGATGTATCCATTTCATCCATTGTTTGGGTGTTACTATCAGGCGTGTTGCGAATATGAAACAGTATTGCTGAGTGGCCTGTGCTGTTCTGGAATATAAAGAATTTTTCTCCAGGCAAACCATGCTGGACTGTTTATATTTTCAGCCGATTGCTGATCGATTTTTCCCATTCCCGTCCACACGATGCACAGCCAATCCATGATCCCATCTCAAACATCCGGACACTGTGCCATGTGTGATAATCGATTTTTATGTATGGACTTGAATGATCCACCTCCGGCACTTTTGATTAGTTCGGAGCTATATAGCCGGATCGGCAGGGCGGATAACAGCCCATTGACCCGATGGCTTCCGTAGGACGGGCGAATCGATAGGAATCTTTGAGAGGCTCGGGACAGCAGCGTGTGTATCGAACATCCTGCACAGATTCCTTCGTCTCGTGACGTTGGTGGTACGAAGCTTTCTTATGGCTGTTAAATAATCGACCAAAAATTCCATTCCTCACACTCACGCAACAGAAATTCCTACACGTCGGGAGCGCCTTcgccggcagcagcagcagcaaagcagCCTATAAAGTTTGCCTGTCCCAAACGGTTGGCAGAATGACTTATGCGATTCGCGCGCCTCAATCTTGCGGAGAATCTTGAACATTGGCTTTGCATCGTGGCGCTGAACCGTCAATTACGGTAGAATTTGTACGCCGCGTTCA encodes the following:
- the LOC126561276 gene encoding FH1/FH2 domain-containing protein 3 isoform X5, which codes for MEPDELITVRVQYLVDSDPFNSLSMYPIPSRAPVFSFASAVPLATQLGALLRHLGAPQRLDDAALQVYKDGDYGAYLDLESSLAEQSEDIEGLNSNRKNSLVVRTQLSVRVHSIIEKLLSSEGRELRRVLFSLKQIFQEDKDLVHGFVAHGGLNCLVQIGNEADQNYQNYILRALGQVMLYVDGMNGVMKHSPTIQWLYSLIASRYRLVVKTALKLLLVFVEYCEGNCYLLVSAIRFMDTARAVVPWNNIMRLLKDYENADTELLIYATSLINKTLSGLSDQDSFYDESDFLEQQGMEGIIQRYMSRPGTDLDLLDQLQLYESVLRFEDGECDGIRIPDNTVRKTLRYRSTGNDTTDRRKSRRHSTGTAPPPPPSVAPPPPPPPPPPPLSAYPMYAAPPSGPPPPPPPPPLPPPIAPVQLYGGLQLPGQQRQQDEDSSSSAHSGDHLPGTGYHDPSRDTTGVTPGLRRRRERAERQKNLIREQQELGQFQNGCIPTAEDANNVNNGYSAAHWNGGFYRRSSGLTNGSAVGTPANSLLLTPPTIHEEDKLQLRLNGGLTSSVILHKQQPSNHSEHTNGIVQTNGNGTINGTSPLDSVEYRNSRNLLLNKHGISGSNGTATDRCKVDLNGNSVRSTRGCASVLTEPDDENKSPNIKTQMTLSMSTYGKQLTNGKDSSDSTYHRRPATNAGYERTNGIVNGNHAETKSQDLPPVQAESDNEDKKLILQLKKDHTVKDLTQKLSCLPLSPQEEKPQNRIGDMSGLISKAKEGLAKSKSNKDISRSPSVDNDIKKLANGEPKKSENELHWEEIVKNMTRKLSLCDLDFTDLTSDDDKDLLAPRGFGGAVPPPPPPGGMLMNGMPPPPSMMRPPPTNLVPLPGNMLNGNGMPQLNSLDGSATIKKNKKTVKLFWKEVRDDMIPAVIQRTIWDELPEAIVDTQKLEHLFESRAKDLMTKKQQELNKNKEIIVLDHKRSNAINIAMTKLPPPRAIKAAILKMDSTVVTREGIDKLLNMLPSDEERCKIQEAQMLNPELPLGTAEQFLLTLSSISELGARLKLWAFKLDFENIEKEIAEPLNDLKQGIELLKSNLTFKCILSTLLNIGIFLNGAPVKGFQIDYLAKVPEVKDTVHKHSLLHHLCHMVMESQANTTDLYSEIGPITRASKADFNELAHNIVYLETECKASWDRLKLIGKHDTAPHLKQKLIDFLADCAERIIILDIVHRRVLNRYRKFLLWLGVPQLRIAESRPNEFCRIVSEFALEYRTTRERVQQQIEKKANHRERNKTRGKLIVDVAKFKTQEDRADDELRTLLGTPTKGPGGEEVEMSGTLTWRRRRGDATASPVTLMNSTHPTVPSPGHNSISVIGGRDESFTDGDDEILESLVKTATKTATPRPMQRERKRTRQADRKSFKRSRTREGFTMERTGRSPPL
- the LOC126561276 gene encoding FH1/FH2 domain-containing protein 3 isoform X4; amino-acid sequence: MEPDELITVRVQYLVDSDPFNSLSMYPIPSRAPVFSFASAVPLATQLGALLRHLGAPQRLDDAALQVYKDGDYGAYLDLESSLAEQSEDIEGLNSNRKNSLVVRTQLSVRVHSIIEKLLSSEGRELRRVLFSLKQIFQEDKDLVHGFVAHGGLNCLVQIGNEADQNYQNYILRALGQVMLYVDGMNGVMKHSPTIQWLYSLIASRYRLVVKTALKLLLVFVEYCEGNCYLLVSAIRFMDTARAVVPWNNIMRLLKDYENADTELLIYATSLINKTLSGLSDQDSFYDESDFLEQQGMEGIIQRYMSRPGTDLDLLDQLQLYESVLRFEDGECDGIRIPDNTVRKTLRYRSTGNDTTDRRKSRRHSTGTAPPPPPSVAPPPPPPPPPPPLSAYPMYAAPPSGPPPPPPPPPLPPPIAPVQLYGGLQLPGQQRQQDEDSSSSAHSGDHLPGTGYHDPSRDTTGVTPGLRRRRERAERQKNLIREQQELGQFQNGCIPTAEDANNVNNGYSAAHWNGGFYRRSSGLTNGSAVGTPANSLLLTPPTIHEEDKLQLRLNGGLTSSVILHKQQPSNHSEHTNGIVQTNGNGTINGTSPLDSVEYRNSRNLLLNKHGISGSNGTATDRCKVDLNGNSVRSTRGCASVLTEPDDENKSPNIKTQMTLSMSTYGKQLTNGKDSSDSTYHRRPATNAGYERTNGIVNGNHAETKSQDLPPVQAESDNEDKKLILQLKKDHTVKDLTQKLSCLPLSPQEEKPQNRIGDMSGLISKAKEGLAKSKSNKDISRSPSVDNDIKKLANGEPKKSENELHWEEIVKNMTRKLSLCDLDFTDLTSDDDKDLLAPRGFGGAVPPPPPPGGMLMNGMPPPPSMMRPPPTNLVPLPGNMLNGNGMPQLNSLDGSATIKKNKKTVKLFWKEVRDDMIPAVIQRTIWDELPEAIVDTQKLEHLFESRAKDLMTKKQQELNKNKEIIVLDHKRSNAINIAMTKLPPPRAIKAAILKMDSTVVTREGIDKLLNMLPSDEERCKIQEAQMLNPELPLGTAEQFLLTLSSISELGARLKLWAFKLDFENIEKEIAEPLNDLKQGIELLKSNLTFKCILSTLLNIGIFLNGAPVKGFQIDYLAKVPEVKDTVHKHSLLHHLCHMVMESQANTTDLYSEIGPITRASKADFNELAHNIVYLETECKASWDRLKLIGKHDTAPHLKQKLIDFLADCAERIIILDIVHRRVLNRYRKFLLWLGVPQLRIAESRPNEFCRIVSEFALEYRTTRERVQQQIEKKANHRERNKTRGKLIVDVAKFKTQEDRADDELRTLLGTPTKGPGGEEVEMSGTLTWRRRRGDATASPVTLMNSTHPTVPSPGHNSISVIGGRDESFTDGDDEILESLVKTATKTATPRPMQRERKRTRQADRKSLRRTLKNGLSEEEKQHVASLIKGY